From a region of the Enterobacter cancerogenus genome:
- the secY gene encoding preprotein translocase subunit SecY yields the protein MAKQPGLDFQSAKGGFGELKRRLLFVIGALIVFRIGSFIPIPGIDAAVLAKLLEQQRGTIIEMFNMFSGGALSRASIFALGIMPYISASIIIQLLTVVHPALAELKKEGESGRRKISQYTRYGTLVLAIFQSIGIATGLPNMPGMQGLVLNPGFAFYFTAVVSLVTGTMFLMWLGEQITERGIGNGISIIIFAGIVAGLPPAIAHTIEQARQGDLHFLLLLLVAVLVFAVTFFVVFVERGQRRIVVNYAKRQQGRRVYAAQSTHLPLKVNMAGVIPAIFASSIILFPATIASWFGGGTGWNWLTTISLYLQPGQPLYVLLYASAIIFFCFFYTALVFNPRETADNLKKSGAFVPGIRPGEQTAKYIDKVMTRLTLVGALYITFICLIPEFMRDAMKVPFYFGGTSLLIVVVVIMDFMAQVQTLMMSSQYESALKKANLKGYGR from the coding sequence ATGGCTAAGCAACCGGGATTAGATTTTCAAAGTGCCAAAGGTGGATTTGGCGAGCTGAAACGCAGACTGCTGTTTGTTATCGGCGCGCTGATTGTGTTCCGTATTGGCTCTTTTATTCCGATCCCTGGTATCGATGCCGCTGTACTTGCCAAACTGCTTGAGCAACAGCGAGGCACCATCATTGAAATGTTTAACATGTTCTCTGGTGGTGCTCTCAGCCGTGCTTCTATCTTTGCTCTGGGTATCATGCCGTATATTTCGGCATCGATTATTATCCAGCTGCTGACGGTCGTTCATCCGGCCCTGGCAGAGTTGAAGAAAGAAGGGGAGTCTGGACGTCGTAAGATTAGTCAGTACACCCGCTACGGTACTCTGGTGCTGGCAATATTCCAGTCGATCGGTATTGCTACCGGTCTTCCGAATATGCCTGGTATGCAGGGTCTGGTGTTAAACCCAGGCTTTGCATTCTATTTCACCGCTGTTGTAAGTCTGGTCACAGGAACGATGTTCCTGATGTGGCTCGGCGAACAGATTACTGAGCGTGGTATCGGTAACGGTATCTCGATCATTATCTTCGCCGGTATCGTTGCGGGTCTCCCGCCGGCCATCGCCCACACTATCGAGCAAGCGCGTCAAGGCGACCTGCACTTCCTCCTGTTGCTGTTGGTTGCAGTATTAGTATTTGCAGTGACGTTCTTTGTTGTCTTCGTGGAACGTGGTCAACGCCGCATTGTGGTGAACTACGCTAAACGTCAACAGGGTCGTCGTGTCTATGCTGCACAGAGCACACATTTACCGCTGAAAGTGAATATGGCGGGGGTTATCCCGGCTATCTTCGCTTCCAGTATTATTCTGTTCCCGGCGACCATCGCGTCATGGTTCGGGGGCGGTACTGGTTGGAACTGGCTGACAACAATTTCGCTGTATTTGCAGCCTGGGCAACCACTTTATGTGTTACTCTATGCGTCTGCGATCATCTTCTTCTGTTTCTTCTACACGGCGTTGGTCTTCAACCCGCGTGAAACAGCAGATAACCTGAAGAAGTCCGGTGCATTTGTACCAGGAATTCGTCCGGGAGAGCAAACGGCGAAGTATATCGATAAAGTAATGACTCGCCTGACTTTGGTTGGTGCGCTTTATATTACTTTTATCTGCCTGATCCCGGAGTTCATGCGTGATGCAATGAAAGTGCCGTTCTACTTCGGTGGGACCTCGTTGCTTATCGTTGTTGTCGTGATTATGGACTTTATGGCTCAAGTGCAAACTCTGATGATGTCCAGTCAGTATGAGTCTGCATTGAAGAAGGCGAACCTGAAAGGCTACGGCCGCTAA
- the rpmJ gene encoding 50S ribosomal protein L36, which yields MKVRASVKKLCRNCKIVKRDGVIRVICSAEPKHKQRQG from the coding sequence ATGAAAGTTCGTGCTTCCGTCAAGAAATTATGCCGTAACTGCAAAATCGTTAAGCGTGATGGTGTCATCCGTGTGATTTGCAGTGCCGAGCCGAAGCATAAACAGCGCCAAGGCTGA
- the rpsM gene encoding 30S ribosomal protein S13: MARIAGINIPDQKHAVIALTSIYGVGKTRSKAILAAAGIAEDVKISELSEEQIDTLRDEVAKFVVEGDLRREISMSIKRLMDLGCYRGLRHRRGLPVRGQRTKTNARTRKGPRKPIKK; the protein is encoded by the coding sequence GTGGCCCGTATAGCAGGCATTAACATTCCTGATCAGAAACATGCTGTGATCGCATTAACTTCGATCTACGGCGTCGGCAAGACCCGTTCCAAAGCCATTCTGGCTGCAGCGGGTATCGCTGAAGATGTTAAGATCAGTGAGCTGTCTGAAGAACAAATCGACACGCTGCGTGACGAAGTTGCCAAATTTGTCGTTGAAGGTGATCTGCGCCGTGAAATCAGCATGAGCATCAAGCGCCTGATGGATCTTGGTTGCTATCGCGGTTTGCGTCATCGTCGTGGTCTGCCAGTGCGCGGTCAGCGTACTAAGACCAACGCACGTACCCGTAAGGGTCCGCGCAAACCGATCAAGAAATAA
- the rpsK gene encoding 30S ribosomal protein S11: MAKAPVRARKRVRKQVSDGVAHIHASFNNTIVTITDRQGNALGWATAGGSGFRGSRKSTPFAAQVAAERCAEAVKEYGIKNLEVMVKGPGPGRESTVRALNAAGFRITNITDVTPIPHNGCRPPKKRRV, encoded by the coding sequence ATGGCAAAGGCACCAGTTCGTGCACGTAAACGTGTAAGAAAACAAGTCTCTGACGGCGTGGCTCATATCCATGCTTCTTTCAACAACACCATCGTTACTATTACTGATCGTCAGGGTAACGCATTGGGTTGGGCAACAGCCGGTGGTTCCGGTTTCCGTGGTTCTCGCAAATCCACTCCGTTCGCAGCTCAGGTTGCAGCAGAGCGTTGCGCTGAAGCCGTAAAAGAATACGGCATCAAGAATCTGGAAGTTATGGTTAAAGGTCCGGGTCCGGGTCGTGAATCTACTGTTCGCGCTCTGAACGCCGCTGGTTTCCGCATCACGAATATTACTGATGTGACTCCGATCCCTCATAACGGTTGTCGTCCGCCGAAAAAACGTCGCGTATAA
- the rpsD gene encoding 30S ribosomal protein S4, producing MARYLGPKLKLSRREGTDLFLKSGVRAIDTKCKIEQAPGQHGARKPRLSDYGVQLREKQKVRRMYGVLERQFRNYYKEAARLKGNTGENLLALLEGRLDNVVYRMGFGATRAESRQLVSHKAIMVNGRVVNIASYQVKANDVVSIREKAKKQSRVKAALELAEQREKPTWLEVDAGKMEGTFKRQPERSDLSADINEHLIVELYSK from the coding sequence ATGGCAAGATATTTGGGTCCTAAGCTCAAGCTGAGCCGTCGTGAGGGCACCGACTTATTCCTTAAGTCTGGCGTTCGCGCGATCGATACCAAGTGTAAAATTGAACAAGCTCCTGGCCAGCACGGTGCGCGTAAACCGCGTCTGTCTGACTATGGTGTGCAGTTGCGTGAAAAGCAAAAAGTTCGCCGTATGTACGGTGTGCTGGAGCGTCAGTTCCGTAACTACTATAAAGAAGCAGCACGTCTGAAAGGCAACACAGGTGAAAACCTGCTGGCCCTGCTGGAAGGTCGTCTGGACAACGTTGTATACCGTATGGGCTTCGGCGCGACTCGTGCTGAATCACGCCAGCTGGTTAGCCATAAAGCAATCATGGTAAACGGTCGTGTTGTTAACATCGCTTCTTATCAGGTTAAAGCGAATGACGTTGTTAGCATTCGTGAGAAAGCGAAAAAGCAATCTCGCGTGAAGGCCGCTCTGGAGCTGGCTGAGCAGCGTGAAAAGCCAACCTGGCTGGAAGTTGATGCTGGCAAGATGGAAGGTACGTTCAAGCGTCAGCCGGAACGTTCTGATCTGTCTGCGGACATTAACGAACACCTGATCGTCGAGCTTTACTCCAAGTAA
- a CDS encoding DNA-directed RNA polymerase subunit alpha — MQGSVTEFLKPRLVDIEQVSSTHAKVTLEPLERGFGHTLGNALRRILLSSMPGCAVTEVEIDGVLHEYSTKEGVQEDILEILLNLKGLAVRVQGKDEVILTLNKSGIGPVTAADITHDGDVEIVKPQHVICHLTDENAAISMRIKVQRGRGYVPASARIHSEEDERPIGRLLVDACYSPVERIAYNVEAARVEQRTDLDKLVIEMETNGTIDPEEAIRRAATILAEQLEAFVDLRDVRQPEVKEEKPEFDPILLRPVDDLELTVRSANCLKAEAIHYIGDLVQRTEVELLKTPNLGKKSLTEIKDVLASRGLSLGMRLENWPPASIADE, encoded by the coding sequence ATGCAGGGTTCTGTGACAGAGTTTCTAAAACCGCGCCTGGTAGATATCGAGCAAGTGAGTTCGACGCACGCCAAGGTGACCCTTGAGCCTTTAGAGCGTGGCTTTGGCCATACTCTGGGTAACGCACTGCGCCGTATTCTGCTCTCATCGATGCCGGGTTGCGCGGTGACCGAGGTTGAGATTGATGGTGTACTTCATGAGTACAGCACCAAAGAAGGCGTTCAGGAAGATATCCTTGAAATCCTGCTCAACCTGAAAGGGCTGGCGGTGAGAGTTCAGGGTAAAGATGAAGTTATTCTTACTCTGAATAAATCTGGCATTGGCCCTGTGACTGCAGCCGACATCACCCACGACGGTGATGTTGAAATCGTCAAGCCGCAGCACGTGATCTGCCACCTGACCGATGAGAACGCAGCGATTAGCATGCGTATCAAAGTTCAGCGCGGTCGTGGTTATGTGCCGGCTTCTGCCCGAATTCATTCGGAAGAAGATGAGCGCCCAATCGGCCGTCTGCTGGTCGACGCATGCTACAGCCCTGTAGAGCGTATTGCCTACAATGTTGAAGCAGCGCGTGTAGAACAGCGTACCGACCTGGACAAGCTGGTCATCGAAATGGAAACCAACGGCACAATCGATCCTGAAGAGGCGATTCGTCGTGCGGCAACCATCCTGGCAGAACAACTGGAAGCTTTCGTTGACTTACGTGATGTACGTCAGCCGGAAGTGAAAGAAGAGAAACCAGAATTCGATCCGATCCTGCTGCGCCCTGTTGACGATCTCGAGTTGACTGTCCGCTCTGCTAACTGCCTCAAGGCAGAAGCTATCCACTATATCGGTGATCTGGTACAGCGTACCGAGGTTGAGTTGCTGAAAACGCCAAACCTGGGTAAAAAATCTCTTACCGAGATTAAAGACGTGCTGGCTTCACGTGGTCTGTCTCTGGGCATGCGCCTGGAAAACTGGCCACCGGCAAGCATTGCTGACGAGTAA
- the rplQ gene encoding 50S ribosomal protein L17 yields MRHRKSGRQLNRNSSHRQAMFRNMAGSLVRHEIIKTTLPKAKELRRVVEPLITLAKTDSVANRRLAFARTRDNEIVAKLFNELGPRFASRAGGYTRILKCGFRAGDNAPMAYIELVDRSESKAEAAAE; encoded by the coding sequence ATGCGCCATCGTAAGAGTGGTCGTCAACTGAACCGCAACAGCAGCCATCGCCAGGCTATGTTCCGCAACATGGCAGGTTCACTGGTTCGTCATGAGATCATCAAGACGACCCTGCCTAAAGCGAAAGAGCTGCGTCGCGTAGTTGAGCCGCTGATTACTCTTGCCAAGACTGACAGCGTTGCTAATCGTCGTCTGGCATTCGCCCGTACTCGTGATAACGAGATCGTGGCAAAACTGTTTAACGAACTGGGCCCGCGTTTCGCGAGCCGTGCCGGTGGTTACACTCGTATTCTGAAGTGTGGCTTCCGTGCAGGCGACAACGCGCCGATGGCTTACATCGAGCTGGTTGATCGTTCAGAATCTAAAGCAGAAGCTGCTGCAGAGTAA
- a CDS encoding DnaJ family domain-containing protein: protein MWLLDQWAERHICDAQRKGEFDNLPGSGTPLVLDDDSHIPADLRAGYRLLKNAGCLPPELEQRKEAVELTDLLKGIRKDDPRHQEISRRLRVIGLRLRQAGMSTDFLQGDYYESIRQKLDEE, encoded by the coding sequence ATGTGGTTGCTGGACCAATGGGCAGAACGCCATATCTGCGATGCCCAACGAAAAGGTGAATTCGATAATCTCCCGGGTAGCGGCACGCCCTTAGTGCTGGATGATGATTCGCACATTCCTGCCGATCTGCGAGCCGGATACCGATTACTGAAAAACGCAGGCTGTTTACCTCCCGAACTGGAACAGCGCAAAGAAGCTGTCGAACTGACTGACCTGCTCAAGGGCATTCGTAAGGACGATCCGCGGCATCAGGAAATAAGTCGCCGATTGAGAGTAATCGGGCTCAGACTACGGCAGGCGGGAATGAGCACCGACTTTTTGCAGGGTGACTATTACGAAAGTATCAGGCAAAAATTAGACGAGGAATAA
- the zntR gene encoding Zn(2+)-responsive transcriptional regulator → MYRIGELARLANVTPDTVRYYEKQQMIDHEVRTEGGFRLYTDNDLQRLRFIRYARQLGFSLESIRELLSIRIDPEHHTCQESKSIVQARLDEVEARIQELQTMQRSLQRLNDACCGTAHSSVYCSILETLEQGATGEPQGC, encoded by the coding sequence ATGTATCGTATTGGTGAACTTGCCAGGCTCGCAAACGTAACGCCGGACACTGTCCGCTATTACGAGAAGCAGCAGATGATAGATCATGAAGTGCGAACTGAGGGGGGGTTCCGTCTCTATACGGATAACGATCTCCAGCGTTTGCGCTTTATTCGGTACGCGCGTCAGCTCGGATTTTCGCTGGAATCGATCCGCGAACTGTTATCGATCCGCATCGATCCTGAACATCACACCTGTCAGGAATCTAAAAGTATTGTCCAGGCAAGGCTGGATGAGGTTGAAGCACGTATTCAGGAGTTGCAGACCATGCAGCGTTCACTGCAACGGCTGAATGATGCGTGCTGCGGTACCGCGCACAGCAGCGTGTATTGTTCCATTCTGGAAACGCTCGAGCAAGGGGCTACTGGGGAGCCGCAGGGATGTTGA
- a CDS encoding alternative ribosome-rescue factor A produces MSRYQHTKGQIKDNAIEALLHDPLFRQRVEKGKKGKGSYLRKDKHAKRGNWEASGKQAIRLFTTGLPAFWC; encoded by the coding sequence ATGAGCCGCTATCAGCATACCAAAGGACAAATTAAGGATAACGCCATTGAGGCACTGCTTCACGATCCGCTTTTCAGGCAGCGTGTTGAGAAGGGTAAAAAAGGAAAAGGGAGCTATCTGCGTAAAGATAAACATGCAAAACGAGGTAACTGGGAGGCCAGTGGCAAGCAAGCGATTCGCTTATTTACCACTGGCCTTCCGGCTTTTTGGTGCTGA
- the mscL gene encoding large-conductance mechanosensitive channel protein MscL has translation MSFIKEFREFAMRGNVVDLAVGVIIGAAFGKIVSSLVADIIMPPLGLLIGGIDFKQFAVTLREAQGDIPAVVMHYGVFIQNVFDFVIVAFAIFMAIKLINRLNRKKEEPTAAPAAPSKEEVLLSEIRDLLKEQNNRS, from the coding sequence ATGAGTTTTATTAAAGAATTTCGCGAATTTGCGATGCGCGGGAATGTGGTGGATTTGGCGGTGGGTGTCATTATTGGTGCGGCGTTCGGTAAGATCGTTTCATCTTTAGTTGCCGACATTATTATGCCACCTTTAGGGTTGCTGATCGGCGGCATCGATTTTAAACAGTTTGCCGTTACGCTTCGCGAGGCTCAGGGAGATATTCCTGCCGTCGTAATGCACTACGGCGTGTTCATCCAGAATGTGTTTGATTTTGTGATTGTGGCGTTCGCCATTTTTATGGCCATCAAGCTCATCAACAGGCTTAACCGTAAAAAAGAAGAACCTACAGCTGCGCCTGCAGCACCGTCCAAAGAAGAAGTGTTGCTGAGTGAAATCCGTGATTTGTTAAAAGAGCAGAATAACCGCTCTTAA
- the trkA gene encoding Trk system potassium transporter TrkA has product MKIIILGAGQVGGTLAENLVGENNDITIVDTNGERLRVLQDKFDLRVVQGHGSHPRVLREAGADDADMLVAVTSSDETNMVACQVAYSLFNTPNRIARIRSPDYVRDAEKLFNSEAVPIDHLIAPEQLVIDSIYRLIEYPGALQVVNFAEGKVSLAVVKAYYGGPLIGNALSTMREHMPHIDTRVAAIFRHDRPIRPQGSTIVEAGDEVFFIAASQHIRAVMSELQRLEKPYKRIMLVGGGNIGAGLARRLEKDYSVKLIERDQQRASELAEKLQNTIVFFGDASDQELLAEEHIDQVDLFIAVTNDDEANIMSAMLAKRMGAKKVMVLIQRRAYVDLVQGSVIDIAISPQQATISALLSHVRKADIVGVSSLRRGVAEAIEAVAHGDETTSRVVGRSIDEIKLPPGTIIGAVVRGNDVMIANDNLRIEQGDHVIMFLTDKKFITDVERLFQPSPFFL; this is encoded by the coding sequence ATGAAGATTATCATTCTGGGTGCAGGACAGGTTGGCGGGACGCTGGCGGAAAATCTTGTCGGCGAAAATAACGACATCACCATTGTCGATACAAACGGCGAACGCCTGCGCGTTTTACAGGACAAATTTGACCTGCGCGTTGTGCAAGGACACGGTTCACATCCCCGCGTCCTGCGTGAGGCGGGTGCTGACGATGCCGACATGCTGGTTGCCGTAACCAGTTCTGACGAAACCAATATGGTTGCATGCCAGGTGGCCTATTCGCTTTTCAACACGCCAAACCGAATCGCCCGCATACGTTCTCCGGACTATGTGCGGGATGCAGAAAAGCTGTTTAATTCAGAAGCGGTACCTATCGATCATCTTATCGCGCCGGAACAGCTGGTTATCGACAGCATTTATCGCCTGATCGAATACCCGGGCGCTTTGCAGGTGGTCAACTTTGCCGAAGGTAAAGTCAGTCTTGCCGTTGTTAAGGCTTATTACGGTGGCCCGCTGATAGGCAATGCGCTGTCCACGATGCGCGAGCACATGCCACATATTGATACGCGTGTCGCCGCCATTTTCCGTCACGACCGGCCAATCCGTCCGCAAGGCTCTACGATTGTTGAAGCGGGCGATGAAGTCTTCTTTATCGCGGCATCACAACATATCCGCGCGGTGATGAGTGAGCTTCAGCGTCTTGAAAAACCCTATAAGCGCATCATGCTGGTCGGCGGTGGCAACATCGGTGCAGGACTTGCCCGACGTCTTGAGAAAGATTACAGCGTAAAACTGATCGAGCGCGATCAACAGCGCGCCTCCGAACTCGCGGAAAAATTACAAAATACGATCGTATTTTTCGGCGATGCATCGGATCAGGAGTTGCTGGCGGAAGAGCATATCGATCAAGTTGATCTGTTCATTGCGGTGACCAACGACGATGAAGCGAACATTATGTCCGCTATGCTCGCGAAACGTATGGGGGCCAAAAAGGTGATGGTGCTTATTCAGCGCCGTGCCTACGTTGACCTTGTACAGGGCAGCGTCATTGATATCGCGATTTCTCCACAGCAGGCGACGATTTCCGCCCTGCTGAGCCATGTGCGTAAAGCTGATATCGTGGGTGTTTCATCACTTCGTCGTGGGGTGGCTGAAGCCATTGAGGCCGTCGCGCATGGCGATGAAACTACCTCACGCGTTGTCGGCCGTTCCATCGATGAAATTAAGCTCCCACCGGGAACAATCATCGGTGCCGTAGTCCGTGGAAATGACGTCATGATCGCCAATGATAATTTACGTATCGAACAAGGCGACCATGTAATTATGTTCCTTACGGATAAGAAATTTATTACCGACGTTGAACGGTTATTCCAGCCAAGCCCATTCTTCCTTTGA
- the rsmB gene encoding 16S rRNA (cytosine(967)-C(5))-methyltransferase RsmB produces MKKQNLRSMAAQAVEKVIEQGQSLSNVLPPLQQKVSDKDKALLQELCFGVLRTLSQLEWMISQLMARPMTGKQRSVHYLIMVGFYQLLHTRIPPHAALAETVEGAIAIKRPQLKGLINGVLRQFQRQQEELVAEFAQTEKRFLHPDWLLNRLKKAYPTQWQTIAEANNQRPPMWLRVNRTHHKRDEWLALLEESGMSGFIHEAYPDAVRLASPAPVNALPGFEEGWVTVQDASAQGCMTWLEPKNGEKILDLCAAPGGKTTHILEVAPQADVLAVDVDEQRLSRVYDNLKRLGMKAQVKQGDGRTPADWCGNTQFDRILLDAPCSATGVIRRHPDIKWLRRDRDIKELAQLQSGILDAIWPHLKAGGTLVYATCSVLPEENSQQIAAFLKRTPDAALHDTGTPEQPGQQNLPGAEEGDGFFYAKLIKE; encoded by the coding sequence ATGAAAAAACAAAATTTACGCAGTATGGCGGCACAGGCCGTTGAAAAAGTTATTGAGCAGGGCCAGTCACTGAGCAATGTCCTGCCACCGCTGCAACAAAAAGTCTCTGATAAAGATAAGGCGCTGCTGCAGGAGCTGTGCTTTGGTGTGCTTCGCACGTTGTCTCAGCTTGAATGGATGATTAGCCAACTGATGGCACGCCCCATGACCGGCAAACAGCGTAGCGTGCATTATTTGATTATGGTGGGATTCTATCAGCTCCTGCATACCCGCATTCCCCCTCATGCTGCGCTTGCCGAAACGGTGGAAGGCGCCATTGCGATTAAGCGTCCTCAGCTTAAAGGATTGATTAACGGGGTACTGCGCCAGTTCCAGCGACAGCAGGAGGAACTTGTAGCTGAGTTCGCCCAGACTGAGAAGCGTTTCCTTCATCCTGACTGGCTGCTGAACCGCCTGAAAAAAGCCTATCCAACGCAGTGGCAAACCATTGCAGAGGCCAATAATCAACGCCCTCCAATGTGGCTTCGCGTGAACCGCACTCATCATAAGCGCGATGAGTGGCTGGCGTTGCTGGAAGAGTCAGGAATGAGCGGATTCATCCACGAAGCTTACCCGGATGCCGTGCGTTTAGCCTCCCCTGCCCCGGTAAACGCCTTGCCTGGGTTTGAAGAGGGCTGGGTGACCGTACAGGATGCTTCTGCACAAGGCTGCATGACCTGGCTTGAACCAAAAAACGGTGAGAAGATCCTCGATCTCTGTGCTGCACCCGGCGGCAAAACAACGCATATTCTGGAAGTTGCGCCGCAGGCCGACGTTCTCGCCGTTGACGTCGATGAGCAGCGCCTGTCACGCGTCTATGACAACCTGAAGCGTTTAGGCATGAAGGCCCAGGTTAAGCAAGGCGATGGCAGAACACCCGCAGACTGGTGTGGCAACACGCAGTTCGATCGCATTTTGCTTGATGCTCCCTGCTCTGCAACGGGCGTTATCCGTCGTCATCCCGACATTAAATGGCTGCGCCGCGATCGTGACATCAAGGAACTGGCTCAACTGCAGTCCGGCATCCTCGATGCTATCTGGCCGCACCTGAAAGCTGGCGGAACCCTGGTATATGCAACCTGCTCCGTACTTCCCGAGGAAAACAGTCAGCAGATTGCCGCCTTCCTTAAACGTACGCCTGACGCAGCGCTGCATGATACGGGCACGCCTGAACAGCCGGGACAGCAGAACCTGCCTGGCGCTGAAGAGGGTGATGGCTTCTTTTACGCTAAGCTAATCAAAGAGTGA
- the fmt gene encoding methionyl-tRNA formyltransferase, protein MSKTLRIIFAGTPDFAARHLDALLSSGHNVVGVFTQPDRPAGRGKKLMPGPVKALAEEHGLPVFQPASLRPEENQQLVADLNADVMVVVAYGLILPKAVLDMPRLGCINVHGSLLPRWRGAAPIQRSLWAGDAETGVTIMKMDVGLDTGDMLYKLSCPITPEDTSATLYDKLAELGPQGLIKTLEQLAEGTAKPEVQDEALVTYAEKLSKDEALLDWALPAAQLERCIRAFNPWPMSWMVIDDQPVKVWKASVIESHVQAAPGTIVEANKQGIQVATAEGILNLESLQPAGKKAMSVQDLLNSRREWFIPGNRLA, encoded by the coding sequence GTGTCTAAAACACTACGCATTATCTTCGCGGGAACGCCTGATTTTGCAGCGCGTCATCTGGACGCGCTGTTATCTTCTGGTCACAACGTTGTTGGCGTCTTCACCCAACCGGATCGTCCAGCAGGTCGTGGTAAAAAGCTCATGCCAGGCCCGGTGAAAGCCCTGGCCGAAGAACATGGCCTCCCGGTTTTCCAGCCCGCCTCTTTACGTCCTGAAGAGAACCAGCAGCTGGTCGCTGACCTGAATGCCGATGTGATGGTCGTCGTGGCTTACGGTTTAATTCTGCCTAAAGCTGTGCTTGATATGCCGCGTCTCGGGTGCATCAACGTACACGGTTCACTGCTGCCACGCTGGCGCGGTGCGGCGCCGATTCAGCGTTCGCTATGGGCGGGTGATGCAGAAACCGGTGTGACCATCATGAAGATGGACGTAGGTTTAGACACCGGTGACATGTTGTATAAACTGTCGTGCCCTATTACCCCAGAAGATACCAGCGCCACGCTGTACGATAAGCTGGCAGAGTTGGGTCCACAGGGCCTCATCAAGACCCTGGAGCAGCTTGCTGAAGGCACCGCAAAGCCTGAAGTTCAGGATGAAGCGCTGGTGACTTACGCCGAAAAACTCAGCAAAGATGAAGCTCTGCTTGACTGGGCGCTTCCTGCGGCTCAGCTAGAGCGTTGCATACGCGCCTTCAACCCCTGGCCAATGAGCTGGATGGTCATTGACGATCAGCCGGTGAAAGTCTGGAAGGCCTCGGTGATAGAGAGCCATGTGCAGGCCGCTCCGGGGACGATCGTTGAGGCAAATAAACAGGGTATCCAGGTCGCCACGGCAGAGGGCATTTTGAATCTTGAGTCACTGCAGCCGGCTGGCAAGAAAGCGATGAGTGTGCAGGATCTGCTCAATTCCCGGCGTGAATGGTTTATCCCTGGCAATCGTCTTGCCTGA
- the def gene encoding peptide deformylase yields MAVLQVLHIPDERLRIVAEPVKEVNAEIQRIVDDMFDTMYAEEGIGLAATQVDIHKRIIVIDVSENRDGRLVLINPELLEKSGETGIEEGCLSIPEQRALVPRAEKVKIRALDREGKPFELEADDLLAICIQHEMDHLVGKLFIDYLSPLKQQRIRQKVEKLDRMRSRA; encoded by the coding sequence ATGGCAGTTTTGCAAGTGTTACATATTCCGGACGAGCGCCTTCGCATCGTCGCTGAACCGGTTAAAGAAGTGAATGCAGAAATTCAGCGTATCGTCGATGATATGTTCGATACCATGTACGCCGAAGAGGGCATTGGCCTTGCGGCAACGCAGGTAGACATTCACAAGCGTATTATCGTGATTGACGTTTCTGAAAATCGCGACGGCCGCCTGGTGCTGATTAACCCTGAACTGCTGGAAAAGAGTGGCGAAACGGGCATTGAGGAAGGCTGCCTGTCTATTCCAGAACAACGTGCTTTGGTCCCACGCGCCGAGAAAGTAAAAATTCGCGCACTCGATCGTGAAGGCAAGCCGTTCGAGCTGGAAGCAGACGACCTGCTGGCAATTTGTATTCAGCACGAGATGGATCATCTGGTCGGTAAACTGTTTATCGATTACCTCTCCCCACTGAAACAGCAGCGTATTCGTCAGAAAGTCGAGAAACTGGATCGTATGCGCTCTCGCGCGTAA